From Woronichinia naegeliana WA131, the proteins below share one genomic window:
- a CDS encoding IS1 family transposase, producing MSILKKSSMKILNDVGLCQEKEDVLFKKNCPHCYSENVKIHSHYQTKGNGERKMFICQECSSCFAETYGSVIAGLETPLSEIVKVLKARMEGIGLNAAARVFGYAKTTILNWEKKLSGLQETLFLYALVNEFVKLVIEGDELYTKVGKNKEASASEGWTIVLMDRASRFIWHLKCGRKEQKLFLEAMMTVAELFERSAESLQLFTDGEKRYSQLLFNICHEVLRTGKRGRPTKVLPKGLVVRLKNKSSKRRDSEGKLKKVETPKPEHPETTEKPEEKDIHANHVEAFNSAIRRYLSAFRRRTNTYAKSVVGLQRVLDIFWMVHNFVRSHFTTREVPAVALGIIEKGLTWEDLLQIRLIF from the coding sequence ATGTCAATATTAAAGAAAAGCTCTATGAAAATCCTGAATGATGTTGGCTTGTGCCAAGAGAAAGAGGATGTCTTATTCAAGAAAAACTGTCCTCATTGCTATAGTGAAAATGTAAAAATACATTCTCATTATCAAACGAAAGGTAACGGGGAACGTAAAATGTTCATTTGTCAAGAATGTAGTTCTTGTTTTGCTGAGACTTATGGTAGCGTAATCGCTGGCTTAGAAACCCCATTAAGTGAAATTGTAAAAGTATTAAAAGCCAGAATGGAAGGAATAGGATTGAATGCAGCAGCCCGAGTATTCGGCTACGCGAAAACAACAATATTGAATTGGGAAAAGAAATTATCAGGATTACAAGAGACATTATTTTTATACGCCTTAGTGAATGAATTTGTTAAATTAGTAATAGAAGGGGATGAACTATACACAAAAGTTGGAAAAAATAAAGAAGCAAGTGCCTCTGAGGGGTGGACAATCGTGCTCATGGACAGGGCTAGCCGCTTTATTTGGCATTTAAAATGTGGTCGAAAAGAGCAGAAATTATTTCTAGAAGCAATGATGACGGTAGCGGAATTATTTGAAAGGAGTGCAGAATCTCTCCAGTTATTTACAGATGGAGAAAAGCGATATAGTCAACTGCTATTTAATATTTGTCACGAAGTATTAAGGACTGGAAAGCGAGGTCGTCCCACCAAAGTATTACCGAAGGGTCTTGTAGTAAGACTAAAAAATAAGAGTAGTAAACGTCGAGATTCTGAGGGTAAACTAAAGAAAGTAGAAACTCCGAAACCAGAACATCCAGAGACAACAGAAAAACCAGAAGAAAAGGACATCCATGCCAACCACGTTGAGGCATTTAATAGTGCTATCCGACGCTATTTATCTGCCTTTCGTCGTCGTACAAATACTTATGCTAAATCTGTTGTGGGATTACAGCGAGTCCTAGATATTTTCTGGATGGTTCATAACTTTGTTCGCAGCCATTTTACTACTAGAGAAGTTCCTGCTGTAGCTCTCGGTATAATTGAAAAAGGGTTAACTTGGGAGGACTTACTCCAAATTCGCCTGATTTTTTGA
- a CDS encoding glycosyltransferase family 4 protein: MIDIPNERSSHTQPTPRGGGLGFIIAFLVALLFTAIIPQFNFPADLFLPLILLPLAIIGFLDDRYNLPSSIRYLVQLGTALIAVVHYGSFPQPWLSNLGLSGEILVIAFTAIGFTALVNFYNFMDGLDGFITTITVLQLSFIALYLQQPLWWLLIASLLGFLYWNWSPAKIFMGDVGSTVLGAVMAIALIQVQDPTLAWSSLAITLPITADTIYTLVVRLTRRENIFQAHRTHIFQRLQQSGWSHAQVTLTYSALMIAIAVLIFIWGAIGSIISVVITILGIIVVELYLTRTKAINSLAS, from the coding sequence TTGATAGACATTCCCAATGAACGTAGTTCCCATACTCAACCAACACCGAGGGGTGGGGGTTTGGGATTCATTATTGCTTTTTTAGTTGCGTTATTATTCACCGCGATTATTCCTCAATTCAATTTTCCCGCAGACTTATTTTTACCGTTAATCCTACTTCCTTTGGCGATTATTGGATTTCTTGATGATCGCTACAATTTACCATCAAGTATCCGCTATCTAGTCCAGTTAGGAACGGCGTTAATAGCTGTTGTTCACTATGGCAGTTTTCCTCAACCTTGGCTCAGTAATTTAGGATTAAGTGGAGAAATTCTGGTGATCGCCTTCACAGCGATTGGTTTTACGGCCTTAGTCAATTTTTATAATTTTATGGATGGGTTAGACGGGTTTATTACCACGATCACGGTTCTACAACTCAGTTTTATTGCCCTGTATTTACAACAACCGCTTTGGTGGTTACTCATTGCCTCCTTGTTAGGATTTCTTTATTGGAATTGGTCGCCTGCAAAGATTTTTATGGGGGACGTAGGCAGTACTGTTTTAGGGGCTGTTATGGCGATCGCCTTAATTCAGGTACAGGATCCTACGTTAGCCTGGTCAAGTTTAGCCATTACTTTACCGATTACGGCAGACACCATTTATACATTGGTGGTGCGGTTAACCCGCCGCGAAAATATTTTTCAGGCCCATCGCACCCACATTTTTCAGCGTTTACAACAATCGGGCTGGAGCCATGCTCAAGTGACCTTGACCTACTCGGCTTTGATGATCGCGATCGCCGTTTTAATTTTTATTTGGGGAGCTATAGGCTCTATCATAAGCGTAGTTATCACTATTTTAGGTATTATTGTTGTTGAGTTATATCTAACCAGAACTAAGGCAATCAATTCCCTTGCTTCTTGA
- a CDS encoding NAD-dependent epimerase/dehydratase family protein, with translation MMNGDFIDSPTKLILMTGATGFIGRHLLPALHKQNLQLILAIRRHPINELSHNHKIINVGEINETINWLDKLKRVDTVIHLAARAHQLNDQSINPEAEFLRINCEGTKNLAKQAIAAGVKHFIFISSIGAMATLSDTIISEESPCQPDTPYGRSKLNAETALVELCQKTQMNWTILRPTLVYGPNNPGNMERLFALVTKKLPLPLGSIVNSRSLLYVGNLVDAIIKCIEDDRAKNQTFIVSDGEDLSTSELIFRMGNAMGKRPLLLPFPPLLLRLAAKIIKKEEVADRLLGSLQVDSRKIRQILDWTPPYTVDQGLKITADWFKSQ, from the coding sequence ATGATGAATGGTGACTTTATCGATTCGCCTACTAAATTAATCTTGATGACTGGTGCAACTGGATTTATTGGTCGTCATTTGCTACCAGCATTACACAAGCAAAATTTGCAACTTATATTAGCTATTCGTCGCCATCCAATTAATGAACTAAGTCACAATCATAAAATTATTAATGTGGGAGAGATTAATGAAACAATTAATTGGTTAGATAAGTTGAAAAGAGTTGATACCGTTATTCATTTAGCCGCTCGTGCTCATCAGTTAAATGATCAATCAATTAATCCAGAAGCCGAATTTCTACGAATTAATTGCGAAGGAACAAAAAACTTAGCAAAACAAGCGATCGCTGCTGGTGTCAAACATTTTATTTTTATAAGCTCAATAGGAGCGATGGCTACGTTAAGTGATACGATTATTTCTGAAGAAAGTCCTTGTCAGCCTGATACTCCCTATGGTCGCAGTAAATTAAATGCAGAGACTGCTTTGGTTGAGTTATGCCAAAAGACTCAAATGAACTGGACAATCCTGCGCCCTACTTTGGTTTATGGGCCAAACAATCCAGGAAACATGGAGCGATTATTCGCTTTGGTAACAAAAAAATTACCCCTACCGTTGGGATCAATAGTTAATTCCCGTAGTTTACTCTATGTTGGTAATTTGGTAGATGCGATCATTAAGTGTATTGAAGATGACCGTGCCAAAAATCAAACATTTATTGTCAGTGATGGTGAAGATCTTTCTACATCAGAGTTAATTTTTCGTATGGGAAATGCTATGGGGAAACGACCCTTACTTTTGCCTTTTCCACCTTTATTATTACGTTTAGCGGCAAAAATAATCAAAAAAGAAGAAGTTGCTGATCGCCTTTTAGGTTCACTGCAAGTGGATAGTCGTAAAATTCGGCAAATATTGGACTGGACACCTCCCTATACGGTTGATCAAGGTTTAAAAATAACGGCGGACTGGTTTAAATCACAATGA
- a CDS encoding Uma2 family endonuclease: protein MTVALHRELVYPDSDAVSPPKHALPQVTWNKLPEDFILSEDPVDNNLQPLLAEALRESLELAGLFFESMLIATNFGICATVADKTVVKAPDWVYIPEVKPHPESIIRRSYTPNVEGDRPLIALEFISETEGTEYSINPHYPYGKWYFYERILQVPLYGIFHPQTGELDLFRLVDGKYESQSPDENKRFWITEMSLFLGTWDGKRSQLSTTWLRWWDQSGNLLLWGNERIEQEKLLVVQERQKAEQERQKAEQERQKAEQERLRAESAEAQLQQERAIRQRLSDRLKTLGIDIELNEE, encoded by the coding sequence ATGACTGTAGCCCTACATCGCGAACTAGTTTACCCAGATAGTGATGCTGTTTCTCCACCCAAGCACGCCCTGCCTCAAGTGACTTGGAACAAACTGCCCGAAGATTTTATCTTGTCGGAAGATCCTGTGGACAATAATTTACAACCTCTGCTTGCTGAAGCTCTGCGCGAATCCCTAGAATTGGCGGGGCTATTTTTCGAGTCGATGTTGATAGCTACTAATTTTGGTATTTGTGCTACAGTTGCCGATAAAACTGTCGTCAAAGCTCCTGATTGGGTTTATATTCCTGAAGTTAAACCGCATCCAGAGAGCATAATTCGGCGTAGTTATACCCCTAATGTTGAAGGCGATCGCCCTCTAATTGCACTGGAATTCATCTCCGAAACAGAAGGCACTGAATATTCGATCAATCCTCACTATCCCTATGGTAAGTGGTATTTTTACGAACGCATTTTACAAGTCCCTTTGTATGGCATTTTTCATCCTCAAACAGGGGAATTAGATTTATTTCGTCTAGTAGATGGTAAATATGAATCGCAATCCCCCGACGAAAATAAGCGTTTCTGGATTACGGAAATGAGTTTATTCTTAGGTACTTGGGATGGCAAAAGATCTCAGCTTTCGACAACTTGGTTACGCTGGTGGGATCAATCAGGGAATCTTTTGCTGTGGGGTAATGAAAGGATTGAGCAAGAGAAATTGCTTGTCGTACAGGAACGCCAAAAGGCTGAACAGGAACGCCAAAAGGCTGAACAGGAACGCCAAAAGGCTGAACAGGAACGCCTGAGGGCGGAGTCTGCTGAGGCACAGTTGCAGCAAGAGCGAGCGATACGTCAACGTCTTAGTGATCGCTTAAAAACTCTGGGTATTGATATAGAGTTGAATGAAGAATAA
- a CDS encoding glycosyltransferase family 2 protein, giving the protein MVTIAIPAYNEANYIESVIKGFLKQNHPSLLEIIVADGGSNDGTQEIVKKIAFGDSRVKLLENSLKTQSAGLNLIFKHSQGDIFLRADAHSEYAPDYIQKCIEALESSQAWNVGGSQRHMARNAFQGGVALAFRSFLAGTAKYHDPDYNGYADTVYLGCFLTDALQKIVYNSTKKELFDTTQITNQDAELNLKLLEFFEKAIYISSDIKVWYNPRSDWKKLCIQYFKYGRGRYLTTKKHPRSSPLRSKILMIFVIIYCILFLLLVYFNHTLLFLITSFSFLSLAFLIETIRVSIRYMPSFQEEIWRGGEDNIPNGLTIFMMTFVALVIMPTSYTCGNFYQKYRHLIIKNDEW; this is encoded by the coding sequence ATGGTAACGATCGCCATTCCTGCCTATAACGAAGCCAACTATATTGAATCCGTTATTAAAGGCTTTTTAAAGCAAAATCATCCTAGCCTATTAGAGATAATTGTTGCAGATGGTGGCAGTAATGATGGTACTCAGGAAATTGTCAAGAAAATCGCTTTTGGAGATTCTAGGGTTAAACTATTAGAAAACTCTTTAAAAACTCAATCGGCTGGTTTAAATCTTATATTTAAACATTCTCAAGGAGATATATTTTTAAGAGCAGACGCTCATTCTGAATATGCCCCCGATTATATTCAAAAGTGTATAGAAGCATTAGAATCTTCTCAAGCTTGGAATGTGGGTGGTTCTCAGCGTCATATGGCTAGAAATGCCTTTCAGGGGGGAGTTGCTCTGGCATTTCGTAGTTTTTTAGCAGGAACAGCAAAATATCATGATCCAGATTACAATGGTTACGCTGATACTGTCTATTTAGGGTGTTTTTTAACGGACGCATTGCAAAAAATTGTATATAATAGCACTAAAAAAGAATTATTTGACACTACTCAAATCACAAATCAAGACGCAGAATTAAATCTAAAATTATTAGAATTTTTTGAAAAAGCAATTTATATTAGTTCAGATATAAAAGTTTGGTATAATCCCAGAAGTGACTGGAAAAAACTTTGTATTCAGTATTTTAAATATGGCAGAGGTAGATATCTAACCACCAAAAAGCATCCTCGTAGTTCTCCCTTAAGAAGTAAGATACTAATGATATTTGTTATTATTTATTGTATTTTATTCTTACTTTTGGTATATTTTAATCATACTCTACTATTTTTAATAACTTCTTTTTCTTTTTTATCGCTAGCCTTCTTGATAGAAACTATCAGAGTTTCTATCAGATATATGCCCAGTTTTCAAGAAGAAATTTGGCGTGGAGGTGAAGATAATATTCCTAACGGATTAACCATTTTTATGATGACTTTTGTCGCTTTAGTTATTATGCCAACTAGCTATACTTGTGGCAATTTTTATCAGAAATATAGACATTTAATAATAAAAAATGATGAATGGTGA